CTCTCACTGAGCATGACTGCTCCCGGATCATGTGTCTTGTTTACTCTGTTTCAGATGTTAGGCTACGTAAGCTAGCAGATGAAAAAGAGGAGCTCCTGGCTCAGGTACAAGTTAACCCGCGTCACACATGTTGTGTGTATGAAGTTTGTTAGGAATGAGCATTTCCCACAAACAGCTGTATGTTCGTTTGGTAAAATTAGAGTGTGCATTTGGTAATCTGCATTTCTTCCTGTCTCAGATCAGGAAGCTAAAGATGCAGCTGGACGAGGAAAGGCAAAAGAGCACAAAGATGGAGAGCGTCTTCACAGACAGCGAGCGGCTGGAGAACGGGACTGACTTGCACTTCATTGAGATGCAAAGTTAGTTTCTCCTAAATGCATAAGATGAATCCTATGCGGTCCTGCCATTGTGTCATATATGTACAAACACATGTGTAGAATGTGTGGTGCTTTGGTGGTGTTCACATTCTAGCTGGTCAAGTTTATAGTTCCCCAGTTTATTCAAATATTCCAGCGTACAAAGGGTTAATGACTCATTTTGCTGCACTTGTTCATGTTATTCAAATCTGTCACTATAGCTTATGCAGAACTAAGGAAACAATCCTACTCATACTGCTGATTTTACCATTTTATCTTCCAACAGGAGATGCCAATCGACAAATAAGTGAATACAAGTTCAAACTCTCAAAAGCAGAACAGGAAATGGCAACGATGGAACAAAATGTAATTACATCTATCAGGAATACTGTTTGGTACTATCACATAGTGCTTAATGCTATTTGATGTACTTAACCCTCAATGAAGTATCAGTACCCCGTTGGAACCTTGAGTGATCATCCTCAACATCCTTAACCACTAAATAGTACTGTAGTACTCAGCGTTAAATTCGTCATGGAGACTTAGTCCTCTGAACTATGATTTAGGCACAGACACTCCACCCATCCCCACAAGATAAAAATCCCTTAGTAACTCTGATATGCATCATGCTGTTAACGGAAGCTCTCTCTTTCAGATCAACAGACTTGAAGGACAAGTGTCCAGATACAAAGTAGCTGCAGACAACTCTGAGAAAATTGAGGATGAGCTCAAAGTCGAAAAGAGGAAGCTTCAAAGAGAGGTACTGGGCAGGCACACTCACAAGCAGACGTGGACCACTCATACCAACCGCCACCACTAGTGGGGTTTACAAAATCTTTTGTATAGGGCTGCCGCGATTAGTCGACGTAGTCGATGATGTCGACACTGAAAATCAGTCGACATCAATATTTGAAATCGACgcagtttttttaaattattttaatttaatttatcatTAATTTCTAAAACGCTTCAGTTCATTATAACAAATGTTTTCCTCCAAGATCATTATGTAATTATAGGAGTACTCTTATATCGCTAAACAAAAAGGTGGTTTTATACAGTGCAAAGTTCAATGCCAATCATACGGTCATAACGCTATGcataagcacctgaagagggAACACACAGGCACTATTCTGGATCGCCACAATAAGCAAAAGCACCATAAGTGTTCTCTATTATTATCTAAAAGTTCTCCATACCAATGGtaaatttgaattatttttttttgtccttgtagctgctaaatacacttatTAAAGCCATGAAgtgctactaatctgcttatcgAACTGTGGGCAAAAATGTCCGTATAGTGTGAAAAgccagtgtccattatctaaagccGTGCAGTGGCATGCAGtttgttgtcaaaataaaattagcCTAAACtatttgattttctggaggaaaattaatCGTTTAGATgaatcgaccaatcagcaaaacaGTCGATAGATTAACCCACAGAAAGTCATTAATGGCAGCCCTACTTTTGTACCAGCCAACCTCTGATAAATAGACACGATTGGCCCATCATGTCAGAATGTGACATGCTTACAAATGTCCTTAAATCCTTCATCTGTGCAAATAAGAGCTAGTTAAATGTTCCTTTTACTTATAGTCTGTTTCTGCCTCGTTTTAAGCTACTGTAAGTATCTTTCAGAAACACTCTCAAAGCTTGAACTCCATTAACAGGTTAAACTTCAGAAGTTTGGGACAAACAGCGGTAAGTTAAAAGAACTGGGCAGACCTGCGTTGTAAGTGTCATTTGTACCTCCACCTCCAGCTCCGGACAGCCTTGGACAAGATAGAGGAAATGGAGATGACAAACAGCCATCTAGTAAAACGGCTGGAGAAGATGAAAGCCAACCGTACCGCAATGCTGTCCCAACAGTAAGCCTGGATTGGGCAGCCCTGCCCACTAATTCCACCCCTGCACCAATGGGAGCAGCCCAAGGCGTTCTTTGTAACAACAATGCACTGCTCTGCCGATCCTGCGTCTATGAATGAGAACCATTGGCTTGCAAACTCCCACCCAGCCCCAGAGACAGGGGAGAAAGGAGAGGGGGTCACAATgcgttcattcagatttttgagcttttttttttttttttttcctttccctgAAAGCTTTACACATCATGTTACTCACCACGATTTTGTGTTTCCAGCTGGGTGCTTAACTAGTTTTTTGATAAGTTGCATGAGTCTGGCCCCAAATGGCCTGCAGCAGCCTCCAGCCACCAAGTGCCTTCTACACGGAGCCACGCGTTTCTACACTAAGGATGAAACAAAGGATTGTTATTTCTGGTACAGATTAATGTATTTCAGTAGGGTGCACTTAGGTTTTAAACATATGTAGAATCAAATAACAATATATTGAGTTTCCATTGGTGAGGAATTGagcaatatttaaaattatttctTAGAACAACTGTACATGACGTGTATATATGGGGTTGATGTTCTTGCATGGATTTTGGCACATTGGATTTGTTTAAAGACAGGTTGTCAGTACTTGAGGTGCAAAGAACGACAAAAGAAAACATGCTGTACTTTTTCAAACTATCTTTGCTGCTTGGGAAACAAGTGGATTTTCAGTCTCAGGACCACAGTGATTGTGACTGGGGCAGCTACAACATTAAAAGTACACTTTCTAATGCAAATGGAGTCCGTTCTTTCCACACCACAGAAATTCAGTGGATACCTCACTCTTCCggatatttgttgatgagttGCTGTTCTGCATCCCAGTAGAGACAGGAAAATCCATTCCCAGAAGGGTGCATGACTTCGGGGCTCAGTTACTCCACTGCCCTCCTTCACTCAGATGGTTTTACATCAAAACTGCATCTCGAATCAGTCAACACTCACTTCAACACATGCTTTTGCGTAGGTTTGTAGGAATTATCAAACATTTTTATTGTCaagttaaagaaaaataaacacttGCAGATATCTccgagtttttttctttttccttcagcattcCAGATTAGCATCTCTCAAACACCTTGTAGAGGTCTGGCAGGTTGGCAATCTGCAGCACACTGCCATCCTGACTGAAGTGCTGTGGGGGGCTGAGATGCGTCCTGAAGGATTTGAAGAGCAGGTGCTCCACAGTCCACCTCCACGACGACCCAACCTGATCCTCTGGCTGCAATGGATTGGTCCTTGAGTCAACAgatacagcactgcgcaaaaatcttcagcagtcacAGAAGATGCTTAAATGGCATTCATGCTGGTGTGAAactatgatgcctgtcaaaacctctcctaaagtcaccacAGTACTTGCAGCAACAGTCCAATACACCCATGGATTTTTTACCCCACCTTGTTTAACAAATCAAGTTGATTAGCCAAATATCTCAGTTGGGGTATTAACAGAATGGTTGAGGAAATTGAATGAATACatagaatggctgaggtgcccctaagGAGAAGTTTTGGAACTAAAGTGCAGtttatctagccatccaacataTCATCAGTCAGTTTTTTTAGATTCATTCTTGCTTATTTTTTATggttactgttaatttgcatatgttaatTTTTTGGAGGAAATATAAAAATTGCTACCAAGGTAAATAtgcttaaacattttctttgactgcctaaaacTCTTGCATAGTATTTTACATAGAACAAGTTACAAACCATAGCTACACCTGCACTAATCTGAATTGCTCCAGTTCCTCCAAAGAGGTTGCCCTCCCTGGTCATTATAAAGAAATGACTGGGTGACTAACAACCTAAGGGCTTATCATCTACTTCCTGAACTGGGATCAGAATGATGAACTTAAAGTGGTAGACTGACTATGGGTTGAACAAGAAGTGAGTCAATATCAAGGGAAGGGCCTACCTTAGGTTCCACCCCCGTCACATCCTCCATGGTATACTGCTTTCTGATGGAGTAGAATGTGCTGCATTCGCGACTGAAGTCCCCGAAGCACTCTTTCTCATCCTCCCAGTTCACCTGCGTGCAAACACACTTCATTATCCAGTAATTCTATAAAGAGCATGTAAACAGGGATCAAGAGTTATGTGAATCCTGGTGTGCAGAGACAAATGCTAGGAGTCTGGTCATGCGCAGGGGGCAGTGAGCAGAATAGCAGAGCAGTGTACAGAATGGTGGACAGCAGTTAAATTTTGAACTAAAAATGCTTGAGAAAACGAGGCGCGAGGATTAGGGCTGGgacataactgaaaaaaaacacatgattaCAATACCACAGAAGTATGGATGGTCGCTTTAGATCAAgtaacaggtgaacattaaTTAGGTGTTGCTGTTTTCTTTAGATGCAAACCATGCACAAAGTTTGTCAGCAATTTCCCTACCTTAAAAGGGAATTAACATGGTAAGAGCAGTAACAAATAATGTAATATTAttctattacttatgtattaactaCAAACTAAGTCTACTACATACTGAccccatgtttgttcatcattgatgaattgtgatgcatgttttatccCAAGTTAAGTAAatatttgtgaactactgatctcatgtttgttcatcaacgttaatgaatcatgacatgTCTTAAGTAGTTATTATACTTGTTCATGAATTGTAGTTCATTAGTAACCGAGTTACTAGTAAGTATTTGTGCTCTCTCAAGTATAGTGTTACTGGAAGAGTTTGTCTTGTTTGACCATCCACACAAGTTGGGAAGTTTGAAATGGTCTCTAGGAAGCTGAACTTGAACGAATGACATTCTGGCTACTGATAGGAAGATAGAAATCGGTCATGTCTCAAACTTCACAACTTAAAAGAATGGCGAATACACTATTACTGCAATGAATAATGCTTATGAAACGCTGCACTATAATAGCcttatgtgtgttttattttaactGTGCCAGAAACAACCTAGAAGGCTGAACTGAAAGGCAAATCATAAACCCTCCATAAATCTTGTTTTGTCCGTAGCTTAAGCCTACTTCTCCTACAAAGGCGATGACCATTGGTTAGTCACTATCAGATATCCACAACGGGTTATGTAGGATTGATATGGCAAAACACCCCATCCTGCTCACCTCGGTGGCCAGACGCAGCACAAACATGGGCAGCCCTTCCATGGCAGGGATGTAGCCATCCAGCAGCAGTGGCAGTCCAACCAGATTGCCATCCTGGGGGACCAGCGTCAGCGGTCAGAGAGAGACATCAGCACTAAGAGACTCTCCAGCTGAGGGGAAACTCAGCAGAGAGAATAAGTAAGCATTACCTGACTCATTCTATGGCAAACAGCACGTTAGCTCACCTGGTCTACTTCCATGGAGAAGTAGTCCTCTAGCATCTCTGACTTCTTCTGCAGGAATTCCACAATGTACTGGGCCAAACCTTCCTTAGGTCCATCCTCCTCTGACCAACCACTCTCCTCCATCTCCAGTGCCAGCATTGCCAGGTCGTAAAGGGGTGCCGGGTTCTACCAATCAACGCACAGCGTTTGGCTGCAAAGCTGGCTACCCCGCAACTGAATACATGACTTCATACAGTCATAGCCTatgctttataaaaaaaatgcactagCAAAACATTAACATCATTGATTTTGAGACAGGGAGGAAATTTTACATATGACTTACAGACAGTCGCAAAACACCGAAGTTCCCAAAGTCGTAGATCAGAATCTGGTAAAAGAGCTCCCGGCTAGGAGAGCAAAAGGGTGTGTGTGAGATTGGAAGGCATTATAACAGTCTAATTAGGCTGCCACCATGCTGCACCCTCTATATTAAATTAAAGGGAAACCATTACTCAATGGgacaaaaatcattttaattatgAATATAAATAAAGAGGATTTCTTACAACAATACTGACCTGAACTTGGTGGTGTCTAGCAGGTACAGTTTAGTCTGGTGCTGGATCAGGGACCACTGAGGAGTGACACAGCCAACGAAGGTATGGTTCTGTAGCATTTCCTGCAGGCCTGGGGATGACAAGTGCAAGGGATCACAGTCATGTTATGTTCAACTGTATCCGGTAAGTAAGCTGAATGCAGCATTCGCATTGGCCACGTAGTAGCAGTGGAGCCAGTCACCTGTGTGAGACAGCTCGCTTATTTGGGCTCGCAGCTCCTTAATGCTGGTGAGCTTGATAATACGTCTGTGGGGAGCAGCAGCGGGGCACGGCTCGTGTTCAGACCCCTCTCGAGGGCGCTTTCTGGAAGAGATGAAAAGGATCCTCGAGGGACTGCAATCCTCGTGGACACACACCTAGAGCAATGAGAGAGCTCCACAGAGCCTTACCTAGTGGAGAGGTCTGAAAGAGGAGTACTACATCCCTGGATGTCTGCTGAGATGCTGGCCTCCTCCTGCGCCAGGGCAGTCAGCAGTGCTGCATCCTCAATATCCTCTTGCTGCTGGTCTGGACTCTCTGACTGGACCTCAGTGCTGGATGGCTCCGTCCGCTCGCTGGGCTGCTCCGTCCGCTCGCTGGGCTGCTCCGTCCGCTCACTGGGCTGCTCCGTCCGCTCGCTGGGCTGCTCCGTCCGCACGCTGGGCTGCAGAAACGCATCTAACTTTTGGGCACGGCAGTCAGTCCGCACCATGTGCTGAGCGTAGATGCGCTGGCTGGAGTCTGGCACAGAACTGGAGGAGGGTACGACATCTCCACCAGAGGAACCAGAAAGTCCTGGGAGCAGAGTCTGCATCATAGAAATAAGGAGGTAAATCTAACTATGTAAAAATATGATGTTACCATTACAATGTGCCACACTAGCTGGACGAAGACAGTACCTGCGTAAAATAGGTACGTGAAGAGTTGGAGCCCAACAGTTTggcctccaggtgcctttggaTGCTCTCAATGATGGCGTCTTCGTGAAGAAAATGGACCTCATGTTTGGTGGGGTGAACGTTGACGTCGACGTTCTGCGGGGTGATCTCTAGACTGAATTGACATGGCAGTGGGAAGTGAGGGAACGGGAAGTCGTGCTTAGCCACTTGCTCAGCACCTCTTAAGAGCTTGAAAGCCGAGCTAACTCTATTCGTGTTACCTGAGGTAAAGGAAAGGGTGTGTGTTCTTGGGAAGGTAGGCAGCATAGACAGTCTCTATGGCTTTTTTCAGAGCGCTGGACTCTACCAAACGGTCTGTGATAccaataataaacaaacactcaCAGTCAGTGCAGTAACATACACAGGCAACACAGTCTCATGCAAACAGATCTCCCACCTGAACTTGTCTGTGATACGTACGGTTAATAAAGAGTAAAAAGATGCACTTCTTGACTGAGTAGTTGGCATTGGAGATGTAACCCTTCACCTTGAAGCTCAATTTCAGATCTTCACAGCCCACTTCGATCAGCTCTCTGTTCACAGAGCACGACACACACTCATCAACAGTTTATTGTTGCGATGCTGTGTTCTAGATTTAATGTATTCTTGTTTTTTCTAAAACCAGTGTTTGGTGGCCAGAATGTTGGGCTGCTCGCTGCAATGGCGTGTTGACAATGTAAATATGGAGGTCAGAAGGCACCACAAAGAAGAGGCTGCAGTCTTACATGACTGGGTAATATCTTTTGAAGAACTACTTACAGTCTTCAAACTACTCACAGCCCAGCTCCAGACGCAACAGCAGAACATCTGTGTCCCACAACCCAAATTACAAGAACAATGGGGAGAAACTAGGCAAAACTGTCTGGCTCTGCCATGGGGGGACCACAACAACCAACTGGATAGCCAATACATTTACTTCCCATACTTCGCTCAATATGCAAATACAAACAGGGCAAGAGGCAAAGGCGTAGGGGGCAGCACCTGCTCACCGTGTTGCCAAACACGGACCGTATGTTGTCCACCGTTGAGGCGTTGGGCAGCGTCCTCACATCTGCCATGGTCTCCCCTTGCTGACAGGGTACAGATTCAGAATCACCATCAGAATTAACCACAACTTCCTACTCGACTAAACAGGAGGTTCCCCACTCCATATAAATGAGTATGCATACCTTTTTAACTGAAAAGCTCTTTCCTGAATTGTGAATAGCATACCTGTAAAACATTTCAAGACCTTAGCATTAGTTCATCAAGtattttattaattaggttTCAAAATTTCACATGCGAGCCTCTAGAAACTTCTGCAGCCCCGCAGCTTGGAGATGGCCTACAGACAGGTAGCACGCCACACCATCCCCTCACCTGCTTACCACCTCCACAATTTTGCTATACTCCTCACTTGGACTCCTTAAGGCCTTCCTGCGCGTGGACACATTGTAGAACAGATCTTCTACCTGCAGAGGTACACACAGGTATACTTCCTGTACATCAGCAGGTAGCAGAATGATGCTCTCCAATACTTCGTCACTTCCCCAAACATTCCTCACTAGTCCCACACCCAATGAAGGAGACCCTCAACAGCTTCATTTATATGTGACAGTTATTCTATCATAATGTAAATGAATGACCAGGTTATTTCTCAGTCTTCTGTCATCGGCCACAATAGTAAAAGATAAATAATCAATCTGTTCAGTCAGTACTACAGATGCACAGTATCACAACAATTGATATAATATTCTGTCACATTGCAAAAGTACAATAATTAGTGTTGTTGCTAATTTGTCTATAAATTCTCAGACAGTGGTATAACTGCAATACACTGTTAAAAACcctgtaaaacaaagaaaacagGAGTCTTGTATCAGAAGAAGCAGGGCTCACAAAttacactcagtgacaaaaaagttaagcacccagatgtaacggtctgatttggatgtaatttggtaaACGTGTGGACCAGCGATGGGTAAATGATTTGGGTATGTAAATGATTGTTTGCAAGGAGTTGGAGCATttagtcaccagacacagaggatgcctcATAAACACATTAGACACCATTACCAGCACTtcacggagtttgataggggggcattgtgggtttgcatgaggcTGGGTGGTCGTATCGTGCAACTGCCCGGCATGTGTggcatgcagatgtcacagtcaCCTGATCTTGGAACCAATGGGCAAGGTTCTGGCcgcccaagacagaccacaccaTGGGAGGATCGTCATATTGCGCGCCAAACATTACAGAACCCCATGTCATCTGTGCCTGCCATCCGGGTACAGGAAGTGGACTCTTTTTACAACACCTCATGTCACCCCGCTCCGTGTCTCCGTGTCAGCCAGACTACGGGTTCACTGTCCCATGCAGAGGACTCTGTCTGGGTGCTTAACAAACTTAAGTGACACCACAAAGCAATTTTTTCCCCTCGGCAAATCTGTGCCCTCCATGGTACCTACAGTGATCTGGGTCCCCTGATTTCCTGCACAGGGTTTGGGAGGCGCCTTTAGCTTCCCATCGCTGTAACTGGCTCtgaggggggagagagaacaCTGAGGCTGGCTGCTGTTGGCACGGACCACCAGCTACCACAGCGTTACGTTAAACACTGGCTCACCTGTAGGCATTGGCACGGAATGCCAACTACCCTGGCCTTACGTTAAACACTTGCTTACCTGTAGGCACACTTCCCATCAGCTGTTTTCGTTGTTATAGTCACATGAGCTACATGACTTATACTGGCTAAGGCCTGCAAAGCACAGATGAGAGTAATTTCAAAAGCTCATTCCAAGTTAACTAACGTTAAGCAACACAGATGAGAGTTATTAGAAAACAACCATGACAATCGCTTTTCTAGTTCATATTTAGTGGTTTAAGAAAGAAATATTAAGTAGGATGactgaaaacaacaaaaaaattacaGCTGAATGCAGATTGGCAACCATTTTCATTGTCAGCAGGTTGTTATATTGAAACAGTAGTAACAAAGTTCACAATAACAATAGAAATTTAAACATCTTATTTTGGCCTGTGATTGTACACATATGTGAAGATGATGAAGCAGTCTGAATAACACACACTGTGCTATGACACTGACCTCCCCTCTGAATCCATATGtgctgatggctgtgaggtcTTCAAACTTCTGAAGTTTACTTGTTGTAAACCTCTCACATACTATTTCCATGTCCTCTTTCTACAGTGCAGGCATACAGAACATCACAACAACATATGTTAGGCAGCACTGTCATGTATTACTTTACTGCACTACGTACGAATTAAATGCAGACCGCTTGGCTCTCACCCTGATGCCTGTCCCATTGTCCTGAATCTGGATAAGCTTCAGTCCTCCTTCCTTCACAGTCACCTGAATACTGGTTGACTTCGCATCTAAACTGTAGGTAAGTTTTTTTAAGCATGATTTGTAATAACGCTATCCACGTTATGCAGGTACGTGGGAACGCTTGTAAACAATGTTTtacaaaagaaatgatggaaagGGGTTGAATTATAAACGTCTGCTTCATACTCGCTTCGTACTTCACTTCGTCCACCCTAAGAGTGGTCAGAATTATTCTTTCGTAAAAGTATTTAATTGGGATAAATCATAATATATATTGCAAATGGGAGGGTAAAACGCCGTATAAAACAGCTAGCTGTTCGATAAGAATTCAGAATACCGAAAAAATGAACTTATTTATGTATACACCATTTGTACCTACATCACCGAATGATTACCAGAGAAATATCACTAGTAGCCGTTAGCCAAGTAGCTCAGTTTCTTACCAGTTTTCTATCATTTCTTTAATAGCATTGGCGGGTCGCTGAATGACTTCACCGGCCGCAATGCGATTCACCACGGTTTCGTCTAGCCTTCGGATAACACCAGCCATATTTCGGGTGGACCGGTCCAGTGATGCGGGGAGCTGCGGTACCCACTCCTAGTCGGCTAATTCAGGCTAACACAGCCCGCCGCGCGACTATGGCTGACAGCGCGCGCCAGTCCCGCCCACCGCGAAGCACAAGCGAGCGGGGTGCGGACACGCCGCTCCATTGGCTGCAGTCTTTCTGTTTCTTAACCCATTGAAGCCTGTCGTTCGGTGtaaccaggggcgccgctagcaattttgggccctatgacaaaatatgaggttgggcccccctaccacacccattcagatctctgggggcccctaaagggcgtgggcccttagaattgtcccaactttcccccccttagcggcgcccctgggtgTAACTCATGgtatgcagggacggattatgggttgtgtgggcccctaggCTTCTTTACCTTAATCAGTTGAATGTGAAGAAAACCACTAGTCCATCAACTCATTTTCTAACCACTCATTTTGATCAAGGACATAGGGGTGAAAAACAGTCAATCTGATTATAAAACTGCGTCTCTCCTGGGCATTCCTTCATTAAGTCAGTGGTTATTTTCCTAGATCCCCCCTCTGCCTGGGCTGCTGTTCCCACCAATGAGAAGCAAAGATGCCCTCCTCATAGTCACCCTCTCCTGCAAATTCCTTATCAGTGTTGTCCTGGTCCCATCCTGGTACATTTTGCTGCGTGATCTCATCTACGTATGTCtggatggacacacacacacacacacacacacacacacacacatacacacacatacacacacacacacacaggaacagcCATTagctatgtacatgtatatagtgAATCTACAGTGCCTGACAGACTTATTAGCATCAAAGACAAAATTGATGAACTCAGCAGGACAATGTCATTATCGGACCATTTTGGAAGCCTGATGGACAGAATCCAAGACACTGAACAGGACTATGCGACAGTCTGTTAGGAAGCCAACTTTGCATGATGTATATCAAATTACTTCTAAAAGAAAAAGCGGTAAGTATGATTTGAACAGAGAGCTGTGGTTCCTCCCGCATGTCCATAGTGGTGTCTACGGGCCACAGGCGGATCTGAGAGGAGGACACCGTCCTACATGACGGATGAAAGGAGAAACCAGCTGACAGCACGCAAACCAAAGAGGCTACAAACTACTAACgacaatggggggtggggggagcacaCAGCGGGAATAAATTCTCAGTATGAACTTTTATTTCTCCTACCAACAGTTATAcacttttcacaaacacaatgaATACTTAGATTGTCAGTCTGCACTCTTC
The nucleotide sequence above comes from Brienomyrus brachyistius isolate T26 unplaced genomic scaffold, BBRACH_0.4 scaffold98, whole genome shotgun sequence. Encoded proteins:
- the LOC125727479 gene encoding DNA mismatch repair protein Mlh1-like, whose amino-acid sequence is MAGVIRRLDETVVNRIAAGEVIQRPANAIKEMIENCLDAKSTSIQVTVKEGGLKLIQIQDNGTGIRKEDMEIVCERFTTSKLQKFEDLTAISTYGFRGEALASISHVAHVTITTKTADGKCAYRASYSDGKLKAPPKPCAGNQGTQITVEDLFYNVSTRRKALRSPSEEYSKIVEVVSRYAIHNSGKSFSVKKQGETMADVRTLPNASTVDNIRSVFGNTVSRELIEVGCEDLKLSFKVKGYISNANYSVKKCIFLLFINHRLVESSALKKAIETVYAAYLPKNTHPFLYLSLEITPQNVDVNVHPTKHEVHFLHEDAIIESIQRHLEAKLLGSNSSRTYFTQTLLPGLSGSSGGDVVPSSSSVPDSSQRIYAQHMVRTDCRAQKLDAFLQPSVRTEQPSERTEQPSERTEQPSERTEQPSERTEPSSTEVQSESPDQQQEDIEDAALLTALAQEEASISADIQGCSTPLSDLSTRKRPREGSEHEPCPAAAPHRRIIKLTSIKELRAQISELSHTGLQEMLQNHTFVGCVTPQWSLIQHQTKLYLLDTTKFSRELFYQILIYDFGNFGVLRLSNPAPLYDLAMLALEMEESGWSEEDGPKEGLAQYIVEFLQKKSEMLEDYFSMEVDQDGNLVGLPLLLDGYIPAMEGLPMFVLRLATEVNWEDEKECFGDFSRECSTFYSIRKQYTMEDVTGVEPKPEDQVGSSWRWTVEHLLFKSFRTHLSPPQHFSQDGSVLQIANLPDLYKVFERC